Below is a genomic region from Gammaproteobacteria bacterium.
GAAGATCGACCTTAGCGCGATGACCGTGTGTTTCTGAACCGGGATGTTGATTCCAGCTATGCGTGCCACCCAAGCACTCTCCTAGTAATAGAGCAAGATGCCCCGCGAAAACGGGGAATCTTAAATTGAACCTACGGAAAAATCAAGCGCGGCGATCAGCCCTGACGCTGTTTGTGACGCGCATCCTTGCAAATGACCCGCACCACACCCTGGCGACGCACTATCTTGCAGTTTCGGCATATTTTCTTAACCGAAGCTCGAACTTTCATTGCCATTCCTTCTTAACGAGACCGCCCGCACCCGGGGCAGCGGCCACTACCGCAGCGCGCCAGGCCGGCCTTTGAGATGAGACTTTTTCATCAAGCCTTCATACTGGTGGGACATGAGATGGGCCTGCAGCTGTGCAATAAAGTCCAT
It encodes:
- a CDS encoding 50S ribosomal protein L36; translation: MKVRASVKKICRNCKIVRRQGVVRVICKDARHKQRQG